A region of Deinococcus rubellus DNA encodes the following proteins:
- a CDS encoding outer membrane protein assembly factor BamB family protein, translating to MHRRFLPLPFASLVVGSASIISLTVALAVPPAAANAASPKASSAPSFTAAQVSAGQGVYTANCQACHGVNLQGGAGPTLVGSGFLAKWANGKHPVGDLYDVISKQMPLSAPGSLSQKQYLDVTAFILSKDGYQAGTTALSTKNLKVKLTAPSTGKSADAAPPAPAVTGLPKAMTAAPGQASGNAPSDSELTAVADGEWPAYNRTLDGQRYSPLNQITPTNAKNLQVKCVFQVGETGAFQTGPVVYKGVMYITTPRNTYALKADTCTKLWESDYTPTGAEPFPVNRGVALYDGKLFRGTTDGHLIALDAATGKMLWNTWIADSTKGYFLSAAPTAYNGKVYMGAAGADWGANGVIGAFDANTGKPIWNFGVIPTGNEPGGDTWKKGAEHGGGSIWTTLTLDPVSHLLYVSIGNPAPDLNGGLRPGDNLYTDSVVVLDSNSGKLAWYEQQVAHDTHDWDTAAAPIIYTQNGQKLMAVANKGGWLYIYDRATHKLVSKQEVTTHLNADKPTSLTGRRDCPGSLGGVEWNGPALDPANNTLIVNSVDWCADYKIGETRYAEGSFYFGGSATQDPAKDARGWTQALNASTGEPIWKVKMPTPMIAGVTPTAGGVIFTGNLNGDFLALDAKNGQTLYSFRTGGAVAGGVPTYTVGDQQYVAAASGNASRSIWSTTGAATIFVFSVPKSQ from the coding sequence ATGCACAGACGATTCTTACCTCTTCCTTTCGCCTCGCTCGTCGTGGGCAGCGCCAGCATCATCAGCTTGACGGTAGCCCTGGCCGTCCCGCCAGCAGCAGCAAACGCGGCCAGTCCGAAGGCCAGCAGTGCGCCCAGCTTCACCGCCGCGCAGGTCTCTGCCGGTCAGGGCGTGTATACCGCCAACTGCCAGGCGTGTCACGGCGTGAACTTGCAGGGCGGCGCTGGCCCCACACTGGTCGGCAGCGGCTTTCTGGCGAAGTGGGCCAACGGCAAGCATCCGGTGGGTGACCTCTACGACGTGATTTCCAAGCAGATGCCGCTGAGCGCCCCCGGCAGTTTGTCGCAAAAGCAGTACCTGGACGTGACCGCCTTCATTCTGTCCAAGGACGGATACCAAGCGGGCACGACGGCACTGAGCACCAAGAATCTGAAAGTGAAACTGACCGCGCCCTCGACAGGCAAATCGGCGGACGCGGCTCCACCCGCACCCGCCGTCACCGGCCTGCCCAAAGCCATGACTGCTGCGCCCGGACAGGCCAGCGGCAACGCGCCCAGTGACAGCGAACTCACAGCGGTGGCCGACGGCGAGTGGCCTGCCTACAACCGCACACTGGACGGCCAGCGCTATTCGCCGCTCAATCAGATCACCCCCACCAACGCCAAGAATCTGCAGGTCAAGTGCGTTTTTCAGGTGGGCGAAACCGGCGCATTCCAGACCGGGCCGGTGGTCTACAAAGGCGTCATGTACATCACCACCCCGCGCAATACCTACGCCCTCAAGGCCGACACCTGCACCAAGTTGTGGGAATCGGACTACACGCCCACGGGAGCCGAGCCGTTTCCGGTCAACCGAGGCGTGGCCCTTTATGACGGCAAGCTGTTTCGCGGCACCACCGACGGGCACCTGATCGCCCTGGACGCCGCCACCGGCAAAATGCTGTGGAACACCTGGATCGCCGACAGCACCAAGGGCTACTTCCTGAGCGCTGCGCCGACGGCCTACAACGGCAAGGTCTACATGGGCGCGGCGGGAGCCGACTGGGGAGCCAACGGCGTCATCGGGGCCTTCGACGCCAACACCGGCAAGCCGATCTGGAACTTCGGCGTGATTCCCACCGGCAACGAGCCGGGAGGCGACACCTGGAAAAAAGGCGCGGAACACGGCGGCGGCTCGATCTGGACCACCCTGACGCTCGATCCGGTCAGCCACCTGCTTTATGTCTCTATCGGCAACCCGGCCCCCGACCTCAACGGCGGCCTGCGCCCCGGCGACAACCTCTACACCGATTCGGTGGTGGTGCTCGACAGCAACAGCGGCAAGCTGGCCTGGTACGAGCAGCAGGTGGCCCACGATACCCACGACTGGGACACAGCGGCGGCCCCCATCATCTACACCCAGAACGGCCAGAAGCTGATGGCAGTGGCCAACAAGGGCGGCTGGCTCTACATCTATGACCGCGCCACCCACAAGCTGGTCAGCAAGCAGGAAGTCACCACCCACCTCAATGCCGACAAGCCCACCTCGCTGACCGGACGGCGCGACTGCCCCGGCTCGCTGGGCGGCGTCGAATGGAACGGCCCAGCGCTCGATCCGGCCAACAACACGCTGATCGTCAACAGCGTGGACTGGTGCGCCGACTACAAGATCGGTGAAACCCGCTACGCCGAGGGCAGCTTCTACTTCGGCGGCAGCGCCACCCAGGACCCAGCCAAAGACGCACGCGGCTGGACCCAGGCACTGAACGCCAGCACTGGCGAGCCGATCTGGAAAGTCAAGATGCCCACCCCGATGATCGCGGGAGTGACGCCCACGGCGGGCGGCGTCATCTTTACTGGCAACCTCAACGGCGACTTCCTGGCGCTGGACGCCAAAAACGGTCAGACGCTCTACAGCTTCCGCACTGGCGGCGCGGTGGCGGGCGGCGTTCCGACCTACACCGTCGGCGATCAGCAGTACGTGGCGGCGGCGTCCGGCAACGCCTCACGCAGCATCTGGAGCACCACGGGTGCGGCCACCATCTTCGTCTTCAGCGTGCCGAAGTCTCAGTAA
- the cobA gene encoding uroporphyrinogen-III C-methyltransferase produces MNSSRAFVSLIGAGPGDPGLLTLRGQAALAQADVVLFDYLANPELLRHAPQARTIYVGKKGFSEYISQPDINALIVEQAQMNGGQRVARLKGGDVFVFGRGSEEAQACVDAGVPFEIVPGISSAIAAPAYAGIPVTHRGDARSFAVLTGNTREGDAHYERLSGIDTLVLLMGVRNLSTIAAELIAAGRSPDTPAATIQWGTTPQQRVASGTLGTIAAEVEKAGLEAPAVTVVGEVARLRDRLKWFESPAELGHPLLGKQVAVTRTRDSSSALPDLLRARGAEVLEVPLIRFEATGEPDALHTRLRDLRNVDWLLLSSNQAVTALFAELDSLGLDARALGGVKLGAVGPSTARSLQEHGLRADFVPQTPGARHLGAELPAQPGEVVLHLTSQLAEAELQDALDARGLKYQRAELYRTVPAAPSENELERLKAADVVTLASGSAARHLADLAGTDFSVAAMGPQTADAARAAGFERVWMATSPSLESLVEAAAAAVSGRPQQSADDQS; encoded by the coding sequence ATGAATTCTTCGCGTGCCTTCGTATCGCTGATCGGCGCTGGCCCCGGCGATCCGGGTCTGCTCACCCTGCGCGGCCAGGCGGCCCTGGCACAAGCCGACGTGGTGCTGTTCGACTACCTCGCCAACCCCGAACTGCTCCGGCACGCTCCGCAGGCCCGCACCATCTATGTGGGCAAGAAGGGCTTTTCCGAGTATATCAGCCAGCCGGACATCAACGCTTTGATTGTCGAGCAGGCACAGATGAACGGCGGGCAGCGGGTGGCGCGGCTCAAGGGCGGCGACGTGTTCGTGTTCGGGCGCGGCTCCGAGGAGGCCCAGGCGTGCGTGGACGCGGGCGTCCCATTTGAGATCGTGCCGGGCATCAGCAGCGCCATCGCCGCCCCAGCCTATGCGGGCATTCCAGTCACGCACCGGGGCGACGCCCGCAGTTTCGCAGTGCTGACCGGCAACACCAGGGAGGGCGACGCCCACTACGAGCGCCTCAGCGGCATCGATACGCTGGTACTCCTGATGGGCGTTCGCAACCTCAGCACGATTGCCGCCGAGCTGATCGCGGCGGGCCGCAGTCCCGACACACCCGCCGCCACCATCCAGTGGGGCACCACGCCGCAGCAGCGCGTCGCTTCCGGCACCCTGGGCACCATTGCCGCCGAGGTCGAGAAAGCGGGCCTGGAAGCTCCCGCCGTGACGGTGGTAGGCGAGGTGGCGCGCCTGCGAGACAGGCTGAAATGGTTCGAGAGTCCCGCCGAACTCGGCCACCCGCTGCTGGGCAAGCAGGTGGCCGTGACCCGCACCCGCGACAGCTCCAGCGCCCTGCCAGACCTGCTGCGGGCCAGAGGAGCCGAGGTGCTGGAAGTCCCGCTGATCCGCTTCGAGGCCACGGGAGAACCGGACGCTCTGCACACCAGGCTGCGTGACCTCCGTAATGTGGATTGGCTGCTGCTGAGCAGCAATCAGGCGGTGACGGCGCTGTTTGCCGAGCTGGACAGCCTGGGACTGGATGCCCGTGCGCTGGGCGGCGTCAAACTGGGAGCCGTCGGGCCGAGCACGGCCCGCAGCTTGCAGGAGCATGGCCTGAGAGCCGACTTCGTGCCCCAGACACCGGGAGCGCGGCATCTGGGGGCCGAGCTGCCTGCCCAGCCGGGCGAGGTGGTGCTGCACCTGACCAGTCAACTGGCCGAGGCCGAACTGCAAGACGCCCTAGACGCACGCGGCCTGAAGTACCAGCGCGCCGAACTGTACCGCACCGTGCCCGCCGCGCCGAGCGAGAACGAGCTGGAACGCCTCAAGGCCGCCGACGTGGTGACGCTGGCCTCCGGCAGCGCGGCGCGGCACCTGGCTGATCTGGCCGGGACGGACTTCAGCGTGGCGGCGATGGGGCCGCAGACCGCCGACGCTGCCCGCGCCGCAGGCTTCGAGCGGGTCTGGATGGCGACCTCGCCCAGCCTGGAATCACTGGTGGAAGCGGCAGCGGCTGCAGTCAGCGGCAGGCCTCAGCAAAGCGCTGACGATCAGTCGTAG
- a CDS encoding redoxin domain-containing protein, protein MLMLPSMQAVVQTAEQPAPSVLELLFSEPGFNTRLRFGDGQITGVRSALLPSWSTSLLRLGVNPEAIVKAQLQSRQADDVLASLLETGHLEQDHLARLTRERVLSSLLPLVWRSALVKISGAAAHPVLPLTSADAMQSVSAAERHAGQLSQAERALFLEDRFVASPLASAQAVGSQEAQTVYQSALHGLNLGETAQRHSLRWDVLTGTVTRLLATGALRPVQTGKRTREVAHRLNVGEVAPDFCLPDFGGGEVRLSELRGKKTWLIFNRQSTCALCNPHHLQIIALSEKMRQQGVQIVSVWGSTVADLSLGIGKLRPPYPVLADPLDETYDRYGLNHSLRGFLDLRNLPTALSGLKMMGAAALKDDGELTRMPAEFLIGEDGRIETAHYNAYGADWLPMERLLDWAGHN, encoded by the coding sequence ATGTTGATGCTTCCCTCGATGCAGGCCGTCGTGCAGACCGCCGAACAGCCCGCGCCCTCGGTTCTGGAACTGTTGTTCTCGGAGCCGGGCTTCAATACCCGGCTGCGTTTCGGAGACGGGCAGATCACCGGCGTTCGCAGCGCCCTGCTGCCGAGCTGGAGCACCTCGCTCCTGCGCCTGGGCGTCAATCCCGAGGCCATCGTCAAGGCGCAGCTTCAGAGCCGCCAGGCCGACGATGTCCTGGCTTCACTGCTGGAGACGGGCCACCTGGAACAAGACCATCTGGCGCGGCTGACCCGTGAGCGGGTACTCAGTTCGCTGCTGCCGCTGGTGTGGCGCTCGGCCCTGGTGAAAATCAGTGGCGCGGCGGCCCACCCGGTGTTGCCGCTGACGAGTGCCGATGCCATGCAGAGTGTCAGCGCCGCCGAGCGCCACGCCGGGCAACTCAGTCAGGCCGAGCGGGCGCTGTTTCTGGAAGACCGATTCGTGGCCTCGCCGCTGGCCAGTGCCCAGGCGGTGGGCAGCCAGGAGGCGCAGACGGTCTACCAGTCGGCCCTGCATGGCCTGAATCTCGGTGAAACGGCCCAGCGGCATTCGCTGCGCTGGGACGTGCTGACCGGTACCGTGACCCGCCTGCTGGCCACCGGAGCGCTGCGCCCGGTCCAGACGGGCAAGCGCACGCGCGAGGTGGCCCACCGCCTGAACGTCGGTGAGGTGGCCCCGGACTTCTGCCTGCCGGACTTCGGCGGCGGCGAGGTGCGCCTGAGCGAATTGCGCGGCAAGAAAACCTGGCTGATCTTCAACCGCCAGAGCACCTGCGCGCTGTGCAACCCGCACCACCTCCAGATCATCGCCCTCAGCGAAAAGATGCGCCAGCAGGGCGTGCAGATCGTCTCGGTGTGGGGCAGCACGGTGGCTGACCTGTCACTGGGCATCGGCAAGTTGCGCCCGCCCTACCCGGTGCTGGCCGACCCACTCGACGAGACCTATGACCGCTACGGGCTCAACCACAGCCTGCGCGGGTTTCTCGATCTGCGAAATCTGCCCACCGCCCTCAGCGGCCTGAAGATGATGGGCGCGGCGGCCCTCAAAGACGACGGCGAACTCACCCGCATGCCCGCCGAGTTTCTGATCGGCGAGGACGGCCGCATCGAGACGGCCCACTACAACGCCTACGGAGCCGACTGGCTGCCGATGGAGCGGCTTCTCGACTGGGCCGGGCACAACTGA